AAAGGAATCCATTTGACAAGAGCAGGAGGATTAATAATGAAGTCTGTTACAAGAGATGAGAAAAAGGTTTTTCCCCCACACATGGAAGATCTTATTACTAAAGATAATTGGTTTACCTCTCAAAAAAATGTTCAATGGTATTGTCAAAACGATGAGTTGGGTCCAAGTCGTATCATATGGAGAGGAAATCGACAAGCAACCTCACTATTGTATGCTGAAAAAGGATTGGATTTAGATGTATTTGGAAATGAGGATGAAGAGTCCGTCTTAGATTATCTTAAAAGAACAAATACAGATGCTTTTTTGGTGATGCATAAAGGGAAAATTGTCTACGAAAATTACTTTAATGGATACAAACCTTACCAGCTCCATGCAATAAACTCTGCCACAAAATCTTTTATTGGTTTAATTATTGGTGTGCTTTGGCATGAAGGGGAGTTAGATTTAGATAAAAAATCTTCCTTCTATATTCCTGAATTGGAAGGCACCGGGCTTGGCGATGGAACTATTCAGCAGTTGATGGATATGCAAGTTCCAGTAAAATATATGGAAATAGATACACCGATGGGGATAGGGAGAGGGACCCTCATTTTTATAGCAGCAGGGGCAATGCCCAAGCCAGATAACTATAATGGGCCGGAAAATCTATATGAGGTCATGTTATCTAGCAAGAAAGATAAGCCATCAGGTGCTTCATTTTATTATGAAAATGGCCAAACAGAAGTATTGGGGTGGATTGCTAAGCGATTAACAGGTAAAAATATAGCAGAATTAATACAAGATACGATCTGGTTCAAGCTCGGAGCAGAAGAAAACGCTTCAATGCAATTGGATCCGATTGG
This is a stretch of genomic DNA from Aneurinibacillus sp. REN35. It encodes these proteins:
- a CDS encoding serine hydrolase domain-containing protein, with the protein product MKSVTRDEKKVFPPHMEDLITKDNWFTSQKNVQWYCQNDELGPSRIIWRGNRQATSLLYAEKGLDLDVFGNEDEESVLDYLKRTNTDAFLVMHKGKIVYENYFNGYKPYQLHAINSATKSFIGLIIGVLWHEGELDLDKKSSFYIPELEGTGLGDGTIQQLMDMQVPVKYMEIDTPMGIGRGTLIFIAAGAMPKPDNYNGPENLYEVMLSSKKDKPSGASFYYENGQTEVLGWIAKRLTGKNIAELIQDTIWFKLGAEENASMQLDPIGTDVANCGMRATLRDLARFGEMMLNYGYYNDQQIIPERIIREIQKGSNKEYFEASDFGYLSGFSYHNQWWVNHDPFDGYSAHGRFDQRIYIAPKADTLIVKLSSYLPQKYETEVFQTITKYLMQQ